ATTCCAACCAAACGGCCTCCGCTTGCATCCTAGCAGGCGCGGGCTTGGTTCCCGCATCATCCGCCCGGGGGCACGACGCCTCCCCCCAACACTCTCCCGAAGCCGACGGCACATGCCACATCGAGCATCCATGTCCATCCTCGCGCCGGGGTTGGCGCTCCTCCTGCTGCCTGCCGCACTGGTGGCGCAGACGGCCGGGCCCACGCCGGGCGGCTCGCGGCCGGGCGGTTGCCGGGGAGTCAACACCGAGTCGTCTTCCATCACGGGAGTCTGGCCCGGCGGAAAGCCCGTGGAGTTTCCGAGCTACCCTACCGTTGCCGACGTGCACAAGGACTCGCCGGCAGAGCTGGCCGGCATGCGTCGTGGCGATCTCATCATCCTGCAGGACGGCCATGATCTCGTCGTCGATCCGCCGACGCAGCCGAGCTTCGCGGGAGACACCGTACAGTTGATGGTGCGGCGCGGGGATACGGAAGTTCCGCTCACCGTTGTGCTTGGCCGCTGGGAGCCGCAGTCGGGCGAAGAGCGGGTCTGCGTGCGCGTCGAACCCGCATCGAGCCGCAGCTGACGTCCGTCACGGGGCCGAGCCGCTGGGGATCCGCGCGGACGCGCTCCCACCGGAACTCCGCCGCGAACAGAACCTCACACAGAGCCGCAGAGGCACAGAGAGGACAGCGAGAAGGGAAGTCATCATCTTCCTTCCTTATGTCCTTATCTTTCTCTGCGGCTCTGCGTCTCTGCGTGAGATTTTGTCCGTTGCCGTTCCTCCGTGACCTCCGTGCCTCCTCCGTGTCCTCCGTGTGAAACGGCAGTTTCGAGCTCGCCCCCGCGCCTCAGCCGATATCGATCCCCAGAGCCTCCAGCGCGTCGCCGACGGTGTGCACGGAGCCGGTGACGAGCACGGTGCCGTAGGGCGCCATCGTCTCCGCGCGCATCACGGCGGAAGGCAGGTCGGGGATGACGCGGACGGGGATTGTCGTCGCGAGACTCGCCGCGACCGCGTCCACGTCCCACTTGCGGTCATCCGGCGCGGAGGTGGGGACGGTGAGGATGGCGGCGCTGGATCGAGCGAGCAGCGGCGTAAGCATGTGCGCCCAATCCTTGTCCGCCAGCACGGAGGCAAGGAGGATGACGGGCTGCTCCAGCGTCATCGCATCCAGCGACGCGCAGAGCGCCTGCACGCCCGCGGGATTGTGCGCGACGTCAAAGATCCACGTTCCGCCACGGATGCGCTCCACCTGCATCCTCCCCGCCCACCGCACCGCCGCGAATCCACGCTCCACGTCCTCCCACGACGGCCGCACGTCATCCGGCAGCAGCCCCAGCAGTTCCGCCGCGAGCGCGGCGTTGCGCGCCTGGTGCGCGCCGATCAGCGGAACGTGCACCTCGCGCTCTCCCCATCGCGCGGAGCGCAGGCGGAAGCGCGTGCCCTCCAGCGACAGCCGCACGTCATCCACCTCCGCCACGTCATCGAGCACGGTGAGCGGCGCGCCCGCATCCTCCGCGCGCGCACGGAGGACGGCGAGCGTGCCCGGCGCGGACTCGCCCGTGATCGCGGGAACGCCGGGCTTGAAGATGCC
This Longimicrobium terrae DNA region includes the following protein-coding sequences:
- a CDS encoding Mur ligase family protein, whose product is MKADDPAAWLFARTTGGIRWGLERTEALLAGADDPHRRFASLHVAGTNGKGSVSALCDSVLRAARPERAAGLYTSPHLIRFPERIRINGRAVDDALLAACEAELRPAIESSGATFFEATTALAFLCFARAGVEIAVVEVGLGGRLDSTNVLDPLVCAVTNVAVDHTEYLGDTVEAIAAEKAGIFKPGVPAITGESAPGTLAVLRARAEDAGAPLTVLDDVAEVDDVRLSLEGTRFRLRSARWGEREVHVPLIGAHQARNAALAAELLGLLPDDVRPSWEDVERGFAAVRWAGRMQVERIRGGTWIFDVAHNPAGVQALCASLDAMTLEQPVILLASVLADKDWAHMLTPLLARSSAAILTVPTSAPDDRKWDVDAVAASLATTIPVRVIPDLPSAVMRAETMAPYGTVLVTGSVHTVGDALEALGIDIG